A single genomic interval of Sebastes umbrosus isolate fSebUmb1 chromosome 11, fSebUmb1.pri, whole genome shotgun sequence harbors:
- the LOC119496406 gene encoding uncharacterized protein LOC119496406 has protein sequence MMTWSDGQAYCRSMYTDLSSIRNQEDIQQILSLVQNDTDSLTSRESSQESGQDGGQDGGQDSGQDSRQDSGQDSGQDSGQDSGENRVEINKKDINDGGGGGTNRNTIEPAMWIGLHRYFWIWSDGTEASFTQWGAFQSDDVFADCGKVDSTANWFRAVCSEKHFFLCQSVQRLSVVRTVKVRLSGGSADLNDPTLQSSILQQLKQRLEEAGIREEMKLRWRTQPDGKVFHREEEEKEKAPPAGQEDETVCEHLVWKPGMK, from the exons ATGATGACCTGGTCTGACGGTCAGGCTTACTGCAGGTCCATGTACACCGACCTGAGCAGCATCAGGAATCAGGAGGACATCCAGCAGATCCTCAGTCTGGTGCAGAATGACACTGATTCTCTGACAAGTCGGGAAAGCAGTCAGGAAAGCGGTCAGGACGGCGGTCAGGACGGCGGTCAGGACAGCGGTCAGGACAGCCGTCAGGACAGCGGTCAGGACAGCGGTCAGGACAGCGGTCAGGACAGCGGTGAGAACAGGGTTGAGATCAACAAAAAGGACATCAATGATGGCGGGGGTGGTGGCACTAACAGAAACACAATCGAACCCGCCATGTGGATCGGTTTGCACAGATACTTCTGGATTTGGTCCGACGGGACCGAGGCCTCCTTCACGCAGTGGGGGGCTTTTCAGTCTGATGATGTTTTTGCAGACTGTGGGAAGGTAGACTCGACAGCTAACTGGTTCCGTGCCGTCTGCAGTGAGAAACACTTCTTCCTCTGCCAATCAG TTCAAAGACTGTCAGTGGTGAGGACGGTGAAGGTCCGGCTTAGCGGAGGATCTGCAGACCTGAACGACCCGACGCTGCAGAGCTCCATCCTGCAGCAG CTGAAGCAGAGACTGGAGGAGGCAGGGatcagagaggagatgaagcTGCGATGGAGGACGCAGCCTGATGGGAAGGTTTTCCaccgagaggaggaggagaaggagaaagcgCCTCCTGCTGGCCAGGAGGATGAAACAGTCTGTGAACATTTAGTTTGGAAACCAGGGATGAAATGA